Proteins encoded together in one Passer domesticus isolate bPasDom1 chromosome 6, bPasDom1.hap1, whole genome shotgun sequence window:
- the LOC135302297 gene encoding ribosomal RNA processing protein 1 homolog — MLPFLLRKAVPDREEEMEVDTKIDMEEEMEIDGEDPGEEEMDVDEDDEEEMDVDVHEDEEMDVDMEESIEDMDID, encoded by the exons atgctcccctttcttctgaggaag gctgtcccagacagagaggaggagatggaggtagataccaagattgatatggaggaggagatggaaatagacggagaagaccctggagaggaagagatggatgtggatgaggatgatgaagaagaGATGGACGTGGATGTGCATGAGGacgaagagatggatgtggatatggaagagtccattgaggacatggatattgattaa